Proteins encoded by one window of Dialister pneumosintes:
- a CDS encoding YybS family protein, with the protein MFQNFERKISPATTLVTAAMCSAIAIIFSVIGLYLPVLSIIAFLIVPIPIAYVCLRFGMKWGWLVSVTVLLLDSILFDILSVAFASATFCLLGLMLGFCYQKKYSAVKTLWLSVIVSAGTLIAQFAIASLFTGADLSIFLGNIPPELNQEIDTILTGVYSGSDLEMVKIQVNETLNLIVKALPFSFFLVAVFQAFAPMWLCRKIFNKLGISNIPYFSPFYSWQFSPFIVYTYIAVILGKILFQSIGIWRVDYESVILNISLLCMWIMWLQGLSVLWWATYYKPTWRTWRWPIVIGSFILPLIQFIVAGAGAWDMITGYRKKAEKLKNTHTVS; encoded by the coding sequence ATGTTTCAAAATTTTGAAAGAAAGATATCACCGGCAACGACGTTAGTTACCGCGGCCATGTGTAGCGCTATTGCTATTATATTTTCTGTAATCGGATTGTACTTGCCTGTTTTATCTATCATAGCGTTTTTGATTGTACCGATTCCCATTGCTTATGTATGTTTGCGATTCGGAATGAAGTGGGGATGGTTGGTTAGTGTCACCGTTTTATTGCTGGATAGCATACTCTTTGATATTTTATCTGTAGCTTTTGCCAGTGCTACTTTTTGTTTATTAGGACTTATGCTGGGGTTTTGCTATCAGAAAAAGTATAGTGCTGTTAAAACTTTATGGTTATCAGTTATAGTGTCGGCAGGAACACTAATAGCACAATTTGCCATAGCATCATTATTTACCGGAGCCGATTTATCTATATTTTTGGGGAATATACCTCCGGAATTAAATCAAGAAATAGATACTATACTTACCGGTGTATATAGTGGATCTGATTTGGAAATGGTAAAAATACAGGTCAATGAAACTTTAAACTTAATAGTTAAAGCATTGCCTTTCTCTTTCTTTTTAGTGGCTGTATTTCAAGCTTTCGCCCCGATGTGGCTTTGTAGAAAGATTTTTAATAAATTAGGAATTTCGAATATTCCTTATTTTTCACCTTTTTATAGTTGGCAGTTTTCACCTTTTATTGTCTATACATATATAGCAGTTATACTTGGCAAGATACTTTTTCAAAGCATAGGGATCTGGAGAGTTGATTATGAGTCAGTTATACTTAATATTTCTCTCTTATGTATGTGGATTATGTGGTTGCAAGGTTTATCGGTTCTCTGGTGGGCTACTTATTATAAACCTACATGGAGGACTTGGCGTTGGCCTATAGTTATTGGGAGTTTTATATTACCGTTAATACAATTTATTGTCGCAGGTGCCGGCGCTTGGGATATGATAACTGGATATCGAAAGAAGGCTGAAAAATTAAAAAATACTCATACAGTAAGCTGA
- a CDS encoding DHH family phosphoesterase, translating to MLGVLTAIVIAGLGIIIERNDYKQERILLAYLDELSAGVEAGTIYAVKNLPLGIAMIDENRKFVWANGVFRSWLNAELGEKNHFKDIFTNVRISKIWGKTGWYDFNYEESYYRVFYKFISPTKEDGSSFMVFYLIDRTDMALAIQASEAAMPVFGLLRVDNISEATQNMTDVEKSNLLSDVDEAVLSEFAAYDAFIKRYGVSEFVICLSRESLSKLMDENFSILDKVRSIHTVNRIPVTISIGIVESDTTFAKQFESAQMALDLALGRGGDQAIVRIGKDIKSFGGRAPTSVSSTRVRVRVVAQALREIMQEADRVFVMGHGHEDFDAIGASIGVTHLAKVSGKPVYVVLSPYEETSMKMIKVLREDSELHSLLITEKEAIELLTDKSVLFVVDTHVPAVVAAPELLALAKKRVIIDHHRRNPSIITPTLLTYMEPSSSSASELVSELIQYYGGEKELLPIEASCLYAGLVVDTKNFSVQTSVRTFDVASYLRRSGADTKLVRDMFSVNVETVKIKSEIMAHLKTVDDHIVFAECPEGTQQPQIVAGQVADYLVSVEGIRASFLFYHQEAGVVNVSARSDGSINVQLIMEALGGGGHMTVSGARLTGDVTVEYATQKIIEEVRKQTKEE from the coding sequence ATGTTAGGGGTGTTAACTGCTATTGTTATTGCCGGACTTGGAATAATTATTGAAAGAAATGATTATAAGCAAGAAAGAATTTTACTTGCTTATTTAGATGAACTTTCAGCAGGTGTAGAGGCAGGGACTATCTACGCAGTAAAAAATTTACCGCTTGGAATTGCGATGATTGATGAAAATCGAAAGTTTGTATGGGCAAATGGTGTTTTTCGCTCATGGCTTAATGCAGAGCTTGGCGAAAAGAATCATTTTAAAGATATCTTTACAAATGTTCGGATTTCTAAGATTTGGGGGAAAACCGGATGGTATGACTTTAATTATGAAGAAAGTTATTACCGTGTGTTTTATAAATTTATTTCTCCAACTAAAGAAGACGGATCTTCTTTTATGGTGTTCTATCTTATTGATAGAACGGATATGGCATTAGCTATACAAGCCAGTGAAGCTGCGATGCCGGTGTTCGGACTACTTCGTGTGGATAATATTTCTGAAGCAACGCAAAATATGACAGATGTAGAAAAATCGAATTTACTTTCTGATGTAGACGAAGCTGTCTTATCGGAATTTGCTGCATATGATGCATTTATCAAACGATATGGAGTGTCTGAGTTCGTCATTTGTTTATCTAGGGAATCTTTATCTAAGTTAATGGATGAAAACTTCAGCATTTTGGATAAGGTGCGTTCTATTCATACGGTGAATCGTATTCCCGTTACCATTTCAATTGGGATTGTAGAAAGTGATACTACTTTTGCTAAACAATTTGAGTCAGCACAAATGGCATTGGACTTAGCTTTAGGACGTGGCGGTGACCAAGCCATAGTACGTATTGGCAAAGATATAAAATCTTTTGGCGGTCGTGCACCTACTTCTGTAAGTTCTACACGTGTGCGTGTGCGTGTAGTAGCACAGGCTCTTCGTGAAATTATGCAAGAAGCTGATCGTGTTTTTGTTATGGGGCATGGACATGAAGATTTTGATGCTATTGGAGCCTCTATCGGGGTTACACATTTAGCTAAAGTTTCAGGAAAACCTGTTTATGTAGTTCTTTCTCCTTATGAAGAAACTTCTATGAAGATGATTAAAGTTCTTCGTGAAGATTCAGAGCTGCATTCGTTGTTAATAACAGAAAAAGAAGCTATAGAATTATTGACTGACAAGAGTGTACTTTTTGTGGTTGATACACATGTACCGGCAGTAGTGGCGGCTCCTGAGTTGCTTGCATTAGCTAAAAAGCGTGTAATTATTGATCACCATAGAAGAAATCCGTCAATTATTACTCCTACACTTCTTACTTATATGGAACCTTCTTCATCATCTGCGTCTGAGTTGGTAAGTGAATTGATTCAGTACTATGGTGGAGAAAAAGAATTATTACCGATTGAAGCATCTTGTTTATATGCCGGTTTAGTAGTAGATACTAAAAATTTTTCTGTACAAACCAGTGTTAGAACTTTTGATGTTGCTAGCTATCTTCGTAGAAGTGGTGCCGATACAAAACTTGTTCGGGATATGTTTTCTGTTAATGTGGAAACTGTCAAAATTAAGTCTGAAATTATGGCACATCTTAAAACCGTGGACGATCATATTGTTTTTGCAGAATGTCCCGAAGGTACACAACAACCTCAGATTGTTGCAGGTCAGGTAGCAGATTATTTAGTTTCTGTTGAAGGTATCCGAGCCAGTTTCCTCTTTTATCATCAAGAAGCAGGGGTAGTTAATGTTTCCGCAAGAAGTGACGGTTCTATTAATGTTCAATTAATTATGGAAGCACTTGGTGGTGGAGGACATATGACAGTATCGGGGGCTCGACTTACAGGAGATGTTACTGTGGAATATGCTACACAAAAAATTATAGAAGAAGTTCGTAAACAAACTAAGGAGGAATAA
- the rplI gene encoding 50S ribosomal protein L9: MKVVLLQDVKKLGNRGDVIEVADGYGRNVLIRKGLAVEGTKANLNTAKQRQESKEFKSKVAADEAVIMASQLKKVKVVIKVQTGEDGKVFGSVTARDIAAALKEQYKFDFDKKKIMLEQPIKTVGEYEVNVWVHPQVKSTIQLSVVSE; the protein is encoded by the coding sequence ATGAAAGTAGTATTATTGCAGGATGTAAAGAAATTAGGGAATCGTGGAGATGTTATTGAAGTAGCAGATGGGTATGGACGTAATGTGTTAATTAGGAAAGGTCTTGCAGTAGAAGGTACTAAAGCTAATTTGAACACTGCTAAGCAACGTCAAGAATCTAAAGAATTTAAATCTAAAGTAGCAGCAGATGAAGCGGTTATTATGGCTTCTCAACTGAAGAAAGTAAAAGTGGTTATTAAAGTACAGACCGGAGAAGATGGGAAAGTCTTTGGCAGTGTAACCGCTCGTGATATTGCAGCAGCTCTTAAGGAACAATATAAGTTTGATTTTGATAAGAAGAAAATTATGTTGGAACAACCAATAAAAACGGTAGGGGAATATGAAGTGAATGTATGGGTACACCCGCAAGTAAAAAGTACCATTCAACTTTCTGTTGTTTCTGAATAA
- the thiW gene encoding energy coupling factor transporter S component ThiW: MKKLLKHSDYEMDSNKKLITTALFIAIAVLGSTFSFPILGAKCAPVQHVINVLSAILLGPWYALIQAFLSSLIRNVLGMGTLFAFPGSMFGALLAGLLYKYTRKNIAAYMGEIIGTSILGGITAYPVAVFILASNKAAIFSFVIPFFISTAGGTLLSALIVAAIEKRLWK, translated from the coding sequence ATGAAAAAATTATTAAAACATTCTGATTATGAAATGGATTCGAATAAAAAGTTGATAACTACGGCTTTATTTATTGCAATTGCTGTACTGGGGTCTACTTTTTCTTTTCCAATATTAGGTGCTAAATGTGCACCTGTACAGCATGTTATAAATGTGTTATCTGCCATTTTGCTTGGACCTTGGTATGCGTTGATACAAGCTTTTTTATCATCTTTGATTCGCAATGTATTAGGAATGGGAACACTATTTGCTTTTCCTGGCAGTATGTTTGGGGCTTTATTAGCAGGGCTTTTATATAAATATACACGTAAAAATATAGCTGCTTATATGGGTGAAATCATAGGGACTTCTATTTTGGGTGGCATTACGGCATATCCGGTAGCGGTATTTATTTTAGCATCTAATAAAGCTGCTATATTTAGTTTTGTTATCCCTTTTTTTATTAGTACTGCGGGTGGCACTTTATTATCTGCACTTATCGTAGCTGCTATAGAAAAAAGGTTATGGAAATAG
- a CDS encoding desulfoferrodoxin family protein: MKFYRSNDQDEITIVVSKLGVPPHKGAVEELTANTVDAAREKHVPVIENAGYEVTVTVGDVIHPMTDAHYIMWIAIETKEGFQIKHLTPDMTPTASFHLMEGDTLIAAYEYCNLHGLWKAAI; encoded by the coding sequence ATGAAATTTTATCGTTCAAATGATCAAGATGAAATTACTATTGTTGTAAGTAAGTTGGGCGTACCGCCTCATAAAGGTGCAGTAGAAGAATTGACTGCTAATACAGTAGATGCAGCTAGAGAAAAGCATGTTCCTGTTATTGAAAATGCAGGTTATGAAGTGACTGTTACGGTAGGAGATGTTATTCATCCGATGACAGATGCGCATTATATTATGTGGATTGCTATTGAAACTAAAGAAGGTTTTCAGATTAAGCATCTGACTCCGGATATGACACCGACAGCGTCCTTTCACTTGATGGAAGGAGATACATTAATTGCTGCGTATGAATATTGCAATTTACATGGATTGTGGAAAGCTGCTATATAA
- the mscL gene encoding large conductance mechanosensitive channel protein MscL: protein MGLFKDFKDFAMRGNVIDMAVGVVIGGAFAKITSSLVTNILMPPIGVLLGGVDFSNLFINLGNIPVHTLAEAQEYNVPVIAYGVFINTIIDFLIIAFAIFMVIRQMNKLFPKEPAAPAKVVRLCPFCKEAVADEATRCPHCTEEIPSNPVQS, encoded by the coding sequence ATGGGACTATTCAAAGACTTTAAAGACTTTGCAATGCGCGGAAATGTAATCGACATGGCAGTCGGTGTTGTTATAGGAGGTGCCTTTGCCAAAATCACATCCTCTTTAGTCACCAATATCCTTATGCCGCCTATCGGTGTGTTACTTGGCGGTGTCGATTTTTCCAATTTATTTATTAACTTAGGCAATATTCCTGTGCACACTTTAGCAGAAGCACAAGAGTACAATGTACCGGTCATTGCGTACGGTGTATTTATCAATACAATTATTGATTTCTTGATTATTGCATTTGCCATATTCATGGTTATTAGACAAATGAATAAGTTATTCCCGAAAGAGCCTGCAGCTCCGGCAAAAGTAGTGAGACTTTGCCCTTTCTGCAAAGAAGCTGTCGCCGATGAAGCTACTCGTTGTCCGCATTGTACAGAAGAAATCCCTTCTAACCCAGTACAATCATAA
- a CDS encoding pyruvate carboxylase has product MKKINKILVANRGEIAIRVFRACKELGIRTVAVYSQEDILSLHRNRADEAYLVGVGKGAVGAYLDVEDIIRVAKEHHVDAIHPGYGFLAENADLAKRCEEEGIIFIGPRVEHLIMFGDKVNARIQAKRAEIPMIPGSDGPVSTYEEVKKFAETYGLPIMIKAVNGGGGRGMRQVDRMEDLESAFERAKSEAKMAFGDEEVYLEKCIMNPKHIEVQIIGDEQGNIIHLFERDCSIQRRHQKVIEMAPAWSLPKELRQNICDAAVKLMKNVNYLNAGTVEFLVDKNEKDFYFIEVNPRIQVEHTVTEMITDVDIVRTQILIAEGYPLDDAEVGIGKQEDIWFKGVALQCRITTEDPANNFMPDTGKLIAYRSGGGPGVRLDAGTAYTGAVITPHYDSLLVKVTVHALTPTSTVNKMLRCLDEFRISGVKTNIFFLQNALHTEDFQKGLCDVNYIDRHPELLVDPNIVGDRGTRLLDYIGDITINGYANAGHQDKPDFETPPVLDASHLKTPAGTRQLLEELGPEKFAKWIQEQNEVLVMDTTYRDAHQSLLATRLRTHDIMQAIHYTACHVPNMYAFENWGGATFDVAYRFLDESPWRRLREMRGEAPNILFQMLTRGANTVGYTNYPENVVRQFIGRAAANGIDVFRVFDCLNQLSHMEVTIDEVRKLNKLAEATICYTGDILDPNRQKYSLQYYANLAKDMEKAGANIIAIKDMAGLLKPEAATALVSTLKDAVDLPIHLHSHSGSGTMLYTYANAVNAGVDIIDLATTALSGGTSQPSLTAMYYALQNNPRQMSFNIHELEKIDRYWQAIRPYYAGVDARMTYPNTTVYEHEMPGGQYSNLRQQATAVGLGDRWLEVCDMYHQVNMMFGDIIKVTPSSKVVGDMALFMVQNNLTEDDIYDRGDTIDFPISVVDFFDGKLGVPYGGFPEVLQKIILRGREPNLDRKPVEIDINKMIVDMDRKEIPINENNISSYCIYPQVFENYIKRYKKFGDLSVLDTPTFFFGMKPGEEIRVMIEEGKMLLIRLENITRADENGDRIVQFELNGMPREIRVHDNHVEDSSIEIKKANPDIPGEIGATLSGKVVKLLVGKGDKVTKGDPIIVTEAMKMETTITAPIDGTVVEIHALAGNPIESGDLLLVIE; this is encoded by the coding sequence ATGAAAAAAATAAATAAAATCTTAGTAGCGAATCGTGGAGAAATTGCTATCCGTGTATTCCGCGCCTGTAAAGAATTAGGAATTCGTACGGTAGCAGTTTATTCTCAGGAAGATATTTTATCTTTACATAGAAATCGTGCAGATGAAGCATATCTTGTAGGTGTAGGTAAAGGTGCTGTCGGAGCTTATCTTGATGTCGAAGATATTATTCGAGTAGCTAAAGAACATCATGTGGATGCCATTCATCCCGGGTATGGTTTTTTGGCGGAAAATGCTGATTTGGCAAAACGTTGTGAAGAAGAAGGAATTATTTTTATCGGACCTCGTGTAGAACATTTAATTATGTTCGGAGATAAGGTAAATGCTCGTATTCAAGCTAAGAGAGCGGAAATACCGATGATTCCGGGAAGTGATGGTCCGGTATCTACCTATGAAGAAGTAAAAAAATTTGCGGAAACATATGGTCTTCCTATTATGATTAAGGCTGTTAATGGCGGTGGCGGACGAGGTATGCGTCAGGTAGATCGTATGGAGGACTTGGAATCTGCCTTTGAACGTGCTAAATCGGAAGCCAAAATGGCTTTTGGGGATGAAGAAGTATATCTCGAAAAATGTATCATGAATCCTAAGCATATTGAAGTGCAGATCATAGGGGATGAGCAAGGAAATATTATTCATTTATTTGAACGTGATTGTTCTATACAGCGTAGACATCAAAAGGTTATTGAAATGGCACCTGCATGGTCATTACCTAAAGAACTTCGTCAAAATATATGTGATGCAGCTGTCAAATTGATGAAAAATGTTAACTATTTGAATGCAGGAACGGTAGAATTTTTGGTCGATAAAAATGAAAAAGATTTCTATTTCATTGAAGTAAATCCGCGTATTCAAGTAGAACATACCGTGACTGAAATGATTACGGACGTAGATATTGTAAGAACACAAATTTTGATTGCGGAAGGATATCCTCTTGATGATGCGGAGGTAGGCATTGGTAAACAAGAAGATATTTGGTTTAAAGGTGTAGCCTTACAGTGTCGTATCACAACAGAAGATCCTGCAAATAACTTTATGCCGGATACCGGTAAGTTAATTGCATATCGTTCCGGCGGTGGTCCGGGTGTTCGTTTGGATGCAGGAACTGCTTATACAGGAGCTGTTATTACTCCGCATTATGACTCTTTATTGGTAAAAGTAACTGTACATGCATTGACACCTACTAGTACCGTAAATAAAATGCTTCGTTGTTTAGATGAATTCCGTATTTCCGGTGTAAAAACAAACATTTTCTTCCTTCAAAATGCTCTTCATACAGAAGATTTCCAAAAAGGGTTATGTGATGTAAATTACATTGACCGTCATCCGGAGTTGCTGGTAGATCCTAATATTGTAGGAGATCGTGGAACGCGTTTACTTGACTATATTGGCGATATTACTATCAATGGATATGCGAATGCAGGACATCAAGATAAACCGGATTTTGAAACTCCACCTGTATTGGATGCCTCTCATTTAAAAACTCCTGCAGGAACCAGACAGCTATTAGAAGAGCTCGGACCTGAAAAATTTGCTAAGTGGATTCAAGAACAAAACGAAGTTTTAGTTATGGATACTACTTATCGTGATGCACATCAGTCTTTGTTGGCTACTCGTTTAAGAACACATGATATTATGCAGGCAATTCATTATACAGCATGCCATGTTCCTAATATGTATGCTTTTGAAAACTGGGGCGGGGCTACTTTTGATGTAGCTTATCGATTCTTGGATGAAAGTCCTTGGAGACGTTTGCGTGAGATGCGAGGTGAAGCGCCTAATATCTTATTCCAGATGTTGACTCGTGGTGCTAATACAGTAGGTTATACTAATTATCCGGAAAATGTAGTTCGCCAGTTTATTGGACGTGCAGCAGCTAACGGTATTGATGTATTCCGTGTTTTTGATTGTTTAAATCAATTGTCACATATGGAAGTTACCATCGATGAAGTAAGAAAATTGAATAAATTAGCGGAAGCAACCATTTGCTATACCGGTGATATTTTAGATCCGAACAGACAGAAATATTCTTTGCAATATTATGCAAATTTGGCGAAGGATATGGAAAAAGCAGGTGCTAATATTATTGCTATCAAAGATATGGCGGGACTTTTAAAACCGGAGGCCGCTACTGCTTTAGTATCTACATTGAAAGATGCGGTGGATTTACCAATTCATTTGCATAGTCATTCCGGTAGCGGTACCATGCTTTATACTTATGCTAATGCCGTGAATGCAGGGGTAGATATTATTGATTTGGCAACTACTGCTTTATCTGGCGGTACAAGTCAACCCTCATTAACGGCAATGTATTATGCATTACAAAATAATCCACGCCAGATGTCATTTAATATTCATGAATTGGAAAAGATTGATCGCTACTGGCAAGCTATACGTCCTTACTATGCAGGTGTAGATGCCAGAATGACTTATCCAAATACTACTGTATATGAGCATGAAATGCCCGGCGGACAATATTCGAATCTTCGCCAGCAGGCTACTGCAGTAGGACTTGGAGATAGATGGCTTGAAGTTTGTGATATGTATCATCAAGTAAATATGATGTTTGGAGATATTATTAAAGTAACTCCGTCTTCTAAAGTAGTGGGTGATATGGCATTGTTCATGGTACAAAATAATCTTACGGAAGATGATATTTATGACCGTGGAGATACCATTGATTTCCCAATTTCAGTAGTAGATTTCTTCGATGGTAAATTAGGGGTGCCTTATGGCGGTTTCCCGGAAGTATTGCAGAAAATCATTTTAAGAGGTCGCGAACCGAACTTGGATAGAAAACCTGTTGAAATAGATATCAACAAGATGATTGTAGATATGGATAGGAAAGAAATTCCGATTAATGAAAATAACATTTCTTCTTATTGTATCTATCCGCAAGTTTTTGAAAATTATATTAAGAGATACAAGAAGTTTGGCGATTTATCAGTACTTGATACTCCTACCTTCTTTTTCGGTATGAAACCGGGAGAAGAAATTCGAGTTATGATTGAAGAAGGGAAGATGTTGCTCATTCGTTTAGAGAATATTACTCGTGCGGATGAAAATGGAGATCGTATTGTTCAATTTGAATTAAACGGTATGCCTCGTGAAATTAGGGTACATGATAACCATGTAGAAGATTCTTCTATTGAAATCAAGAAAGCAAATCCGGATATTCCCGGAGAAATCGGTGCAACCCTTTCCGGAAAAGTTGTAAAACTTTTAGTTGGTAAGGGAGATAAGGTAACAAAAGGGGATCCGATTATTGTAACAGAAGCTATGAAGATGGAAACTACTATTACCGCACCGATAGATGGTACAGTTGTTGAGATTCATGCGTTAGCCGGTAATCCGATTGAATCAGGAGATTTGCTCTTAGTTATTGAATGA
- a CDS encoding DUF3829 domain-containing protein, with amino-acid sequence MRKALIATVLIGTLGGGVFFSGCGSNPMSSAVSSVTESADSKSASLAPYIKAVSWFNNWSFTFNYATAPDLADMRAGKHPSNLNLPSYDRLQEELKEATGGGSSSFDSVDSSTKEVLDILEKLVPLSEKMQAYYSSAQYKVDGYAEWDKYVQEYLPLYDKFDAAYGKLDQATSQASYQISEEKIQAAKAAGHENEATFREMYLVASEIVETFDRGDNATVQSNLQKLQTLNNNFNPKTDNDNSGDVKSFKESMNSFIGNVRTYLSGDRKDSEDIIRTYNRMIDEMNDVNPNTLD; translated from the coding sequence ATGAGAAAAGCTTTAATTGCAACTGTTTTAATTGGTACTTTAGGTGGCGGTGTATTTTTTAGTGGATGTGGAAGTAATCCAATGTCCAGTGCAGTATCTTCCGTAACTGAGTCAGCAGACTCAAAGAGTGCATCTTTGGCTCCTTATATTAAAGCAGTAAGCTGGTTTAATAATTGGTCTTTTACCTTTAATTATGCGACTGCTCCTGATTTAGCAGATATGAGAGCCGGTAAGCATCCATCTAATTTAAACCTTCCCAGTTATGACAGACTTCAGGAGGAGTTAAAAGAGGCTACAGGGGGAGGTTCCAGCTCTTTTGATAGTGTAGATAGTTCCACGAAAGAAGTTCTTGATATATTAGAAAAATTGGTACCTTTATCAGAAAAGATGCAAGCATATTATTCTTCTGCACAATATAAAGTGGATGGATATGCAGAATGGGATAAGTATGTACAAGAATATTTGCCGTTATATGACAAGTTTGATGCTGCATATGGAAAATTAGATCAAGCGACATCACAGGCAAGTTATCAGATTTCTGAAGAAAAAATACAGGCAGCTAAGGCTGCGGGACATGAAAATGAAGCTACTTTTAGAGAAATGTATTTAGTTGCTTCTGAAATTGTAGAAACTTTTGATAGAGGCGATAATGCTACTGTACAATCCAATTTGCAAAAACTTCAAACATTAAATAACAACTTTAATCCTAAGACAGATAATGATAATAGTGGAGATGTTAAATCATTTAAAGAAAGCATGAATAGCTTTATTGGTAATGTGCGCACTTATTTAAGTGGTGACAGAAAAGATTCAGAAGATATCATCAGAACTTATAATCGTATGATTGATGAAATGAATGATGTAAATCCTAATACTTTAGATTAA